One genomic segment of Podarcis raffonei isolate rPodRaf1 chromosome 7, rPodRaf1.pri, whole genome shotgun sequence includes these proteins:
- the TTR gene encoding transthyretin → MASSSLLLVCLAAMVYITEATPLVKVSHGSIDSKCPLMVKVLDAVKGRPATSLLVKVSKRAEDGTWKEFATGETNEFGEIHELTTDEQFTEGLYKVQFDTNTYWKAAGVAPFHEYADVVFTANDSGHRHYTIAALLSPYSYSTTAVVSDPKE, encoded by the exons atggcctcctcctctctgcttctcGTTTGCTTGGCTGCAATGGTGTACATCACTGAAGCTACGCCACTG GTCAAGGTTTCCCATGGCTCCATTGACTCAAAGTGTCCTCTTATGGTGAAAGTCCTGGATGCAGTTAAAGGAAGACCAGCTACCAGCCTACTGGTAAAAGTGTCCAAAAGAGCTGAAGATGGCACCTGGAAGGAGTTTGCTACTGG GGAAACAAATGAATTTGGGGAAATCCATGAGCTTACAACAGATGAACAATTTACAGAAGGCTTGTACAAGGTCCAGTTTGACACCAATACATACTGGAAGGCAGCTGGCGTTGCTCCATTTCATGAATATGCTGAT GTGGTTTTTACTGCTAACGATTCTGGTCATCGTCATTACACCATTGCTGCTCTTCTTAGTCCCTATTCTTATTCAACCACAGCTGTTGTCAGCGACCCAAAGGAATGA